The nucleotide sequence TCCTGAAGGGCAGCAATTTTTTCTGAATCAACGGGGCGGATAAGGGAGAGAGTGGCATCGAGAGTCATATCTTTGCGCATGTTTGCTCCAAAGAATTCTTCAAGGGTCTTATAGGTCCCATATGTCCCATAGGTCTCATTGGTCCTATCAGAAGGTTCACTTCAACCGCAGCGGCAGCCCGGAAACCACCAGCCAGGCCTCGTCGGCCGCGGCGGCCAGACGCTGATTGACCTCGCCGGCCAGGTCGCGGAACTGTCGGGAAAGACGGTTGTCCGGCACGATTCCCGAGCCAACCTCGTTGGAAACGATGAAGAGCGGGGCGGACAGCGACGGCCACAGGGTGATAAAGCGCTCCACTTCCTGCCAGACGCCGGATTCGCTCTCGTCGCAGTGAAAGAGGAGGTTGCACAGCCAGAGAGTGACGCAGTCGAGTAGAATCCCCCCCTTGCCTGCTGCCGCCGGCGGCAGCCGCCCGGCCAGCGCCAGCGGTTCCTCCAGGGTTTCCCAGCGCGTCCCGCGGCCGGCCCGGTGCCGCAGCACCCGCTCGGCCATCTCGGCGTCGCCGATGCCGGCGGTGGCGACATAAAGCAGAGTCCCTTCGCAGCGCTCGGCCAGCGACTGGGCAAAGCCGCTCTTGCCCGAGCGGGCGCCGCCGGTGATGTAGGTCACACGGGCCATTTCAGTACTCGATTCCTCGCCGGGCCGGCACCCCGGCATCATAGGGATGCTTCAGCTTCTCCATTCGGGTCACCAGGTGCGCCCGGGCCAGGATTTCGACCGGGGCCTGGCGGCCGGTCAGCACCAGTTCGACGCCGGCCGGCCGCGCATCGAGCCAGTCGAGCACTTCGTCCAGCGGCAGGTACCCCCGGTGCACGGCGTTGTTGACCTCGTCCAGCACCACCAGGTCGAGACCACCGGCGGCGATTCTGCGCCGGGCGGCGGCGAAGGTCTCGCGGACGCTGCGGGCAACCGCCTCCCGGTCCGGCTGGCCGCCGATGATGCCGAGCCCCGAGGTGAGGATTTCCACCCCTGCGACCTTCTGCAGAAAAGCAATTTCGCCGCTCGGCGGTTCGGCCGGCTTGAGGAAGCGGACCAGCAACACCTGCAGCCCCTGGCCCAGAGCGCGCACCACGAGGCCGATCGCTGCCGTGGTCTTGCCCTTTCCCTCTCCCGTGTAGACCTGGATTTGTCCCTGCTGCATCCCCTGCCCGTGGCCGGCTCGGCCGGCAAACTCATTGAATATTCGAGTGAACAAAAAAACCCCGGACTCGTAAAAAGAGTTCGGGGTCACCTGCGGCGGCCGTCCGAACCCCTCCCGCGAAAGGTCGGTCATCAGCATCCGGGCAGGTCTCCTGGCTCGTGGATCGCCTTACTCGCCGGGCCTTCCCGCCCCGGAATGGGGCAGTGGCAAAAATTCCGGCTTTCATCACCACATACAGTTGCGGGGCAGCGAGGGGGTCACACCCTCTTCCCTATTCTCCCGCCTCAAACCGTAGGCTGATGAAAAACGCCCATCTGCTGCGTTGCCCTCATCTTCGTCGCTGCGGCGTACATTCCATGTACGCCTCACTCCTCAGATTTCAGCTGCCTTGCATCTGGACATTTTTGATCAGCCCAAGCACACCCTGCTACGGCTTCGGCGGGCACCCGGATGTTGGATTGTCGGCCATTTGTAACAGAGGGCGGCCGACAGTGTCAACGCAAAACGCCGTCTTTCAGCGGTAGCGGAGCTTGAGCAGCAGCAATACCAGGGTATTGGTGGTGGCCAGCAGATTAATGGTGATAAAGACCGGATCGCCGGCGAAGATGGCGTAGGCGGTATAGAAGATGCCACCGACGAGAATGGAGAGGAGCATGTAAACCGAAAGGTCGCCGGTCGAGCGGGTACGCAGAACCTTGATGATCTGGGGGACAAAACCGAAGGCGACCATCAGGCCGCCGACCAGGCCGAGCCACTGCATCAGGCGTTATCCTCGCCAAATGCGGGGAAATCTTCG is from Desulfuromonadales bacterium and encodes:
- a CDS encoding PQ-loop repeat-containing protein; its protein translation is MQWLGLVGGLMVAFGFVPQIIKVLRTRSTGDLSVYMLLSILVGGIFYTAYAIFAGDPVFITINLLATTNTLVLLLLKLRYR
- the cobU gene encoding bifunctional adenosylcobinamide kinase/adenosylcobinamide-phosphate guanylyltransferase → MARVTYITGGARSGKSGFAQSLAERCEGTLLYVATAGIGDAEMAERVLRHRAGRGTRWETLEEPLALAGRLPPAAAGKGGILLDCVTLWLCNLLFHCDESESGVWQEVERFITLWPSLSAPLFIVSNEVGSGIVPDNRLSRQFRDLAGEVNQRLAAAADEAWLVVSGLPLRLK
- a CDS encoding cob(I)yrinic acid a,c-diamide adenosyltransferase — its product is MLMTDLSREGFGRPPQVTPNSFYESGVFLFTRIFNEFAGRAGHGQGMQQGQIQVYTGEGKGKTTAAIGLVVRALGQGLQVLLVRFLKPAEPPSGEIAFLQKVAGVEILTSGLGIIGGQPDREAVARSVRETFAAARRRIAAGGLDLVVLDEVNNAVHRGYLPLDEVLDWLDARPAGVELVLTGRQAPVEILARAHLVTRMEKLKHPYDAGVPARRGIEY